A region of Arabidopsis thaliana chromosome 5, partial sequence DNA encodes the following proteins:
- a CDS encoding Maf-like protein (Maf-like protein; FUNCTIONS IN: molecular_function unknown; INVOLVED IN: biological_process unknown; LOCATED IN: chloroplast; EXPRESSED IN: 15 plant structures; EXPRESSED DURING: 9 growth stages; CONTAINS InterPro DOMAIN/s: Maf-like protein (InterPro:IPR003697); BEST Arabidopsis thaliana protein match is: Maf-like protein (TAIR:AT5G42770.2); Has 30201 Blast hits to 17322 proteins in 780 species: Archae - 12; Bacteria - 1396; Metazoa - 17338; Fungi - 3422; Plants - 5037; Viruses - 0; Other Eukaryotes - 2996 (source: NCBI BLink).), translated as MTTKAMERGFKLILGSQSMARKRILAEMGYDYTIVTADIDEKAIRTEKPEDLVVALAEAKANEIISKLGGESQFAKDPQPTLLITADTVVVYKGVIREKPTTKEEAREFIKGYSGSHGGVVGSVLVRNLKTGVKKGGWDKAEVYFHEIPEQVIDGLIDDAITYKVAGGLTLEHPLISPFIDSVVGGVDTVMGLPKELTEKFINDVLL; from the exons ATGACGACCAAGGCCATGGAGAGAGGATTTAAg CTGATTCTGGGTTCTCAATCCATGGCGAGAAAGAGGATTTTGGCTGAAATGGGATATGATTACACTATCGTG actGCAGACATTGATGAGAAAGCTATTAGGACAGAGAAGCCTGAAGATTTGGTTGTGGCTCTTGCTGAAGCCAAG GCAAATGAGATTATATCGAAATTGGGAGGTGAGAGCCAGTTTGCAAAAGATCCTCAACCAACTCTTTTGATTACTGCAGACACT GTTGTTGTGTACAAAGGTGTTATTAGAGAAAAACCAACCactaaagaagaagctcgTGAATTTATCAAAG GCTATTCCGGTTCACACGGAGGAGTTGTGGGATCTGTTCTTGTTAGAAACTTGAAAACTGGAGTTAAAAAAGGAGGATGGGACAAAGCTGAG GTTTATTTCCATGAGATACCAGAACAAGTCATTGACGGTCTT ATTGATGATGCAATAACTTATAAGGTTGCTGGAGGTTTAACACTGGAGCATCCCCTCATTTCACCCTTTATCGATTCTGTG GTGGGAGGGGTTGATAcagtcatgggacttcctaAAGAACTCACAGAAAAATTCATAAACGATGTGTTGTTGTAG
- a CDS encoding U3 small nucleolar ribonucleoprotein (FUNCTIONS IN: molecular_function unknown; INVOLVED IN: rRNA processing; LOCATED IN: cytosol, nucleolus, nucleus; EXPRESSED IN: 22 plant structures; EXPRESSED DURING: 12 growth stages; CONTAINS InterPro DOMAIN/s: U3 small nucleolar ribonucleoprotein complex, subunit Mpp10p (InterPro:IPR012173), Mpp10 protein (InterPro:IPR007151); Has 30201 Blast hits to 17322 proteins in 780 species: Archae - 12; Bacteria - 1396; Metazoa - 17338; Fungi - 3422; Plants - 5037; Viruses - 0; Other Eukaryotes - 2996 (source: NCBI BLink).) — protein sequence MATVKDSGFEALEKLKATEPPVFLAPSSISEDARSASQYLFMKLKPHNPKCPFDQLSSDGFDAEQIWQQIDMQSQPLLTSLRQEVKRFAKNPEEIRKLGKLALKVSHEDDIDEMDMDGFDSDDVDDEDKEIESNDSEGEDEEEEEEDEEEEEEEEEEEEEEKDGDNEGIEDKFFKIKELEEFLEEGEAEEYGIDHKNKKGVAQRKKQNLSDDEDEEDDDDEEEDVEFDAFAGGDDEETDKLGKARYDDFFGGKKETKMKLKDLSEDEEAEIENKGNEKLSTHERARLKLQSKIEQMEKANLDPKHWTMQGEITAAKRPMNSALEVDLDFEHNARPAPVITEEVTASLEDLIKSRIIEARFDDVQRAPRLPTKGKREAKELDESKSKKGLAEVYEAEYFQKANPAFAPTTHSDELKKEASMLFKKLCLKLDALSHFHFTPKPVIEEMSIPNVSAIAMEEVAPVAVSDAAMLAPEEIFSGKGDIKDESELTQEDRKRRRANKKRKFKAESANEPPKKALDTSTKNP from the exons ATGGCTACGGTAAAGGATTCGGGGTTTGAAGCCCTTGAGAAGCTTAAGGCAACAGAGCCACCAGTTTTTCTAGCGCCAAGTTCAATATCTGAGGATGCTCGCTCTGCATCTCAGTATCTATTCATGAAGTTGAAGCCGCATAACCCTAAATGTCCATTTGATCAGCTCTCTTCTGATGGGTTTGATGCGGAGCAGATTTGGCAGCAAATTGATATGCAATCTCAACCTTTGTTGACTAGCTTGCGGCAGGAAGTCAAGAGATTTGCTAAAAACCCTGAAGAGATTCGTAAACTTGGGAAGTTGGCCCTTAAGGTTTCTCATGAAGATGATATTGATGAGATGGATATGGATGGTTTTGACTcggatgatgttgatgatgaggatAAAGAGATAGAATCTAATGACAgcgaaggagaagatgaagaggaagaggaagaggacgaggaagaagaagaggaggaagaggaggaggaggaggaggagaaggatgGAGACAATGAAGGAATAGAGGATAAGTTCTTCAAGATAAAAGAATTGGAGGAATTTTTAGAGGAAGGTGAAGCAGAAGAGTATGGGATAgaccacaaaaacaaaaaaggagtggcacagagaaagaagcaaaatttgagcgatgatgaagacgaagaagatgatgatgatgaagaagaagatgttgag TTTGATGCTTTTGCTGGTGGTGACGACGAAGAGACAGATAAATTAGGAAAAGCAAG GTATGATGATTTCTTTGGTGGCAAAAAGGAGACAAAAATGAAGTTGAAAGATTTGAGTGAAGATGAGGAAGCtgaaatagaaaacaaa GGCAATGAAAAACTCTCTACCCATGAGAGAGCACGACTAAAGCTTCAATCCAAGATTGAACAGATGGAGAAAGCAAACTTGGACCCAAAACATTGGACAATGCAGGGAGAG ATAACTGCGGCAAAGAGGCCAATGAATAGTGCTCTAGAAGTTGATTTAGATTTTGAGCACAATGCCAGGCCTGCTCCTGTAATCACAGAAGAAGTCACAGCCTCACTTGAAGATTTGATCAAGAGCAGAATCATTGAG GCTCGTTTCGATGATGTTCAACGAGCACCTCGTCTACCCActaaaggaaaaagagaagccAAGGAATTG GACGaaagcaaaagcaagaaaGGTCTTGCCGAAGTTTACGAG GCAGAATACTTTCAGAAGGCTAATCCAGCTTTTGCCCCAACAACTCACTCTGATGAACTAAAGAAAGAG GCAAGCATGTTGTTCAAGAAACTATGCCTGAAGTTGGATGCTCTCTCCCACTTCCACTTCACACCTAAACCA GTGATTGAAGAAATGTCTATACCAAACGTTTCAGCCATAGCAATGGAAGAG GTTGCGCCCGTGGCCGTCTCAGATGCAGCAATGCTTGCCCCAGAGGAAATATTTTCCGGGAAAGGTGACATTAAGGATGAGTCTGAGCTCACACAGGAAGAtagaaagaggaggagagcgaataagaagagaaagtttAAGG CTGAATCTGCAAATGAACCGCCTAAAAAGGCGCTGGATACAAGTACCAAGAACCCTTAA
- a CDS encoding Galactose mutarotase-like superfamily protein: MASSTTGVRVAEGEGNLPKLVLTSPQNSEAEIYLFGGCITSWKVASGKDLLFVRPDAVFNKIKPISGGIPHCFPQFGPGLIQQHGFGRNMDWSVVDSQNADDNAAVTLELKDGPYSRAMWDFAFQALYKVIVGADSLSTELKITNTDDKPFSFSTALHTYFRASSAGASVRGLKGCKTLNKDPDPKNPIEGKEDRDAVTFPGFVDTVYLDAPNELQFDNGLGDKIIIKNTNWSDAVLWNPHTQMEACYRDFVCVENAKLGDVKLEPGQSWTATQLLSIS; encoded by the exons ATGGCTTCTTCAACTACTGGAGTGAGAGTCGCTGAAGGAGAAGGCAATTTGCCAAAACTTGTCCTTACTTCTCCTCAGAACAG CGAGGCTGAGATATATCTCTTCGGAGGCTGCATTACTTCTTGGAAAGTTGCGAGCGGTAAagatcttctttttgtcaGACCAGATGCTGTCTTCAATAAGATTAAGCCCATTAG CGGAGGGATTCCACATTGTTTTCCACAGTTTGGACCTGGGCTAATTCAACAG CATGGGTTTGGAAGGAACATGGACTGGTCTGTTGTCGATTCCCAGAATGCAGATGACAATGCTGCTGTTACTCTTGAGCTTAAGGATGGTCCCTATAGTCGAGCCATGTGGGACTTTGCTTTCCAGGCTCTATACAAG GTCATTGTTGGCGCGGACTCCCTTTCCACTGAGCTAAAGATTACAAACACAGACGATAAACCATTTTCTTTCAGCACTGCGTTGCATACTTACTTCCGT GCTTCTTCTGCGGGGGCCTCCGTGAGAGGTCTAAAGGGTTGTAAAACTCTCAATAAGGATCCAGACCCTAAGAACCCAATAGAGGGTAAAGAAGACAG GGATGCAGTCACTTTTCCTGGATTTGTGGATACCGTCTATCTTGATGCTCCCAATGAATTGCAGTTTGATAATGGCTTGGGTGAtaaaataatcatcaaaaacacaaa TTGGTCGGATGCGGTCTTGTGGAACCCGCATACTCAGATGGAGGCTTGTTACAGAGACTTTGTGTGCGTGGAAAATGCAAAG CTTGGGGATGTCAAGCTAGAGCCGGGACAGTCTTGGACTGCAACACAACTTCTCAGCATCAGTTGA
- a CDS encoding Phototropic-responsive NPH3 family protein, translating to MASEKSTSKGQAWFCTTGLPSDIEIEVDDMTFHLHKFPLMSKSRKLHRLITEQETRSSSSMALITVIDPKVEETDKKGKGHEIEDDKEEEEVEEQEIEENGYPHIKLEDFPGSSESFEMVAKFCYGVKMDLSASTVVPLRCAAEHLEMTEEYSPDNLISKTERFLSHSVYKSLRESIKALKACESVSPLAGSLGITEQCIDSIVSRASSADPSLFGWPVNDGGGRGNISATDLQLIPGGAAKSRKKPSRDSNMELWFEDLTQLSLPIFKTVILSMRSGDLSSDIIESCLICYAKKHIPGILRSNRKPPSSSSTAVSENEQRELLETITSNLPLDKSSISSTTRFLFGLLRTAIILNAAEICRDLLERKIGSQLERATLDDLLVPSYSYLNETLYDVDLVERILGHFLDTLEQSNTAIVEVDGKSPSLMLVGKLIDGFLAEIASDANLKSDKFYNLAISLPDQARLYDDGLYRAVDVYLKV from the exons ATGGCGTCAGAGAAATCTACCTCCAAGGGCCAAGCATG GTTTTGTACGACTGGGTTACCTAGTGACATTGAAATCGAAGTTGATGACATGACATTCCATCTCCATAAG TTTCCACTCATGTCAAAGAGCAGGAAACTTCACAGGTTGATTACAGAGCAAGAGACTAgatcttcctcttccatgGCGCTGATAACTGTAATAGACCCAAAAGTAGAAGAGACTGACAAGAAAGGTAAAGGCCATGAAATCGAGGacgataaagaagaagaagaagtggaagagCAGGAGATCGAAGAAAATGGTTATCCTCACATCAAACTCGAGGATTTTCCCGGTAGTTCAGAGAGCTTTGAGATGGTGGCGAAGTTCTGCTACGGCGTCAAGATGGACCTCTCTGCTTCCACCGTTGTTCCACTTCGTTGCGCCGCCGAACACCTCGAAATGACGGAAGAGTATTCACCAGATAACCTAATTTCCAAGACTGAGAGGTTTCTCTCTCATTCCGTCTACAAGAGCTTGCGTGAATCCATTAAAGCTCTCAAAGCTTGTGAGTCAGTCTCTCCTTTAGCCGGATCGCTTGGTATAACGGAACAGTGCATCGACTCTATAGTCTCCAGAGCTTCCTCAGCTGATCCTTCACTCTTCGGTTGGCCAGTAAACGATGGCGGCGGAAGAGGAAACATCTCCGCCACCGATCTGCAACTTATACCCGGCGGCGCGGCGAAATCTCGAAAGAAACCGAGTAGAGATTCGAACATGGAGCTGTGGTTTGAAGATCTGACGCAACTGAGTCTTCCGATCTTCAAAACTGTGATCCTATCAATGAGATCAGGAGATCTGAGCTCCGATATCATAGAGAGCTGTTTGATTTGTTACGCTAAGAAGCACATTCCCGGGATTCTACGTTCTAACCGGAAACCGCCATCGTCATCTTCAACCGCAGTTTCAGAGAATGAACAGAGAGAACTACTGGAAACAATAACCTCTAATCTTCCATTAGATAAAAGCTCCATCTCCTCAACAACGAGATTCCTCTTCGGCTTATTACGAACCGCAATCATCCTCAACGCCGCCGAGATTTGCCGTGATCTGCTGGAGAGAAAGATCGGATCGCAGCTAGAGAGAGCCACGCTCGACGATTTGCTCGTCCCTAGCTACTCATACCTCAACGAGACTTTATACGATGTTGATTTGGTAGAGAGAATCTTAGGCCACTTTCTCGACACCTTGGAACAATCCAACACCGCCATAGTCGAAGTTGACGGAAAATCTCCGTCGCTGATGCTCGTCGGGAAATTAATCGACGGATTTCTCGCGGAGATCGCATCGGACGCTAATCTCAAATCGGATAAGTTCTACAATCTAGCCATCTCACTCCCAGATCAAGCTCGTCTCTATGATGACGGACTTTACAGAGCCGTCGACGTATATCTCAAGgtataa
- a CDS encoding Galactose mutarotase-like superfamily protein (Galactose mutarotase-like superfamily protein; FUNCTIONS IN: carbohydrate binding, isomerase activity, aldose 1-epimerase activity, catalytic activity; INVOLVED IN: galactose metabolic process, carbohydrate metabolic process; LOCATED IN: apoplast, chloroplast, chloroplast stroma; EXPRESSED IN: 24 plant structures; EXPRESSED DURING: 13 growth stages; CONTAINS InterPro DOMAIN/s: Glycoside hydrolase-type carbohydrate-binding (InterPro:IPR011013), Aldose 1-epimerase (InterPro:IPR008183), Glycoside hydrolase-type carbohydrate-binding, subgroup (InterPro:IPR014718); BEST Arabidopsis thaliana protein match is: Galactose mutarotase-like superfamily protein (TAIR:AT5G57330.1); Has 1807 Blast hits to 1807 proteins in 277 species: Archae - 0; Bacteria - 0; Metazoa - 736; Fungi - 347; Plants - 385; Viruses - 0; Other Eukaryotes - 339 (source: NCBI BLink).): MAIVSVSNSFLTFNSPNQLRFSRRRFSAMASSTTGVRVAEGEGNLPKLVLTSPQNSEAEIYLFGGCITSWKVASGKDLLFVRPDAVFNKIKPISGGIPHCFPQFGPGLIQQHGFGRNMDWSVVDSQNADDNAAVTLELKDGPYSRAMWDFAFQALYKVIVGADSLSTELKITNTDDKPFSFSTALHTYFRASSAGASVRGLKGCKTLNKDPDPKNPIEGKEDRDAVTFPGFVDTVYLDAPNELQFDNGLGDKIIIKNTNWSDAVLWNPHTQMEACYRDFVCVENAKLGDVKLEPGQSWTATQLLSIS, from the exons atggcgATTGTTTCCGTCTCTAACTCTTTTCTCACTTTCAATTCTCCCAATCAGCTCCGATTTAGCCG aagaagattctCTGCCATGGCTTCTTCAACTACTGGAGTGAGAGTCGCTGAAGGAGAAGGCAATTTGCCAAAACTTGTCCTTACTTCTCCTCAGAACAG CGAGGCTGAGATATATCTCTTCGGAGGCTGCATTACTTCTTGGAAAGTTGCGAGCGGTAAagatcttctttttgtcaGACCAGATGCTGTCTTCAATAAGATTAAGCCCATTAG CGGAGGGATTCCACATTGTTTTCCACAGTTTGGACCTGGGCTAATTCAACAG CATGGGTTTGGAAGGAACATGGACTGGTCTGTTGTCGATTCCCAGAATGCAGATGACAATGCTGCTGTTACTCTTGAGCTTAAGGATGGTCCCTATAGTCGAGCCATGTGGGACTTTGCTTTCCAGGCTCTATACAAG GTCATTGTTGGCGCGGACTCCCTTTCCACTGAGCTAAAGATTACAAACACAGACGATAAACCATTTTCTTTCAGCACTGCGTTGCATACTTACTTCCGT GCTTCTTCTGCGGGGGCCTCCGTGAGAGGTCTAAAGGGTTGTAAAACTCTCAATAAGGATCCAGACCCTAAGAACCCAATAGAGGGTAAAGAAGACAG GGATGCAGTCACTTTTCCTGGATTTGTGGATACCGTCTATCTTGATGCTCCCAATGAATTGCAGTTTGATAATGGCTTGGGTGAtaaaataatcatcaaaaacacaaa TTGGTCGGATGCGGTCTTGTGGAACCCGCATACTCAGATGGAGGCTTGTTACAGAGACTTTGTGTGCGTGGAAAATGCAAAG CTTGGGGATGTCAAGCTAGAGCCGGGACAGTCTTGGACTGCAACACAACTTCTCAGCATCAGTTGA
- a CDS encoding Maf-like protein has translation MGLKTHKFFLRILLIFVIFPSSLFRLEHNTTMTTKAMERGFKLILGSQSMARKRILAEMGYDYTIVTADIDEKAIRTEKPEDLVVALAEAKANEIISKLGGESQFAKDPQPTLLITADTVVVYKGVIREKPTTKEEAREFIKGYSGSHGGVVGSVLVRNLKTGVKKGGWDKAEVYFHEIPEQVIDGLIDDAITYKVAGGLTLEHPLISPFIDSVVGGVDTVMGLPKELTEKFINDVLL, from the exons ATGGGCTTAAAGACACACAAATTCTTTCTAcgaattttgttaatttttgttatatttccTTCTTCACTATTCCGCTTAGAGCACAACACCACGATGACGACCAAGGCCATGGAGAGAGGATTTAAg CTGATTCTGGGTTCTCAATCCATGGCGAGAAAGAGGATTTTGGCTGAAATGGGATATGATTACACTATCGTG actGCAGACATTGATGAGAAAGCTATTAGGACAGAGAAGCCTGAAGATTTGGTTGTGGCTCTTGCTGAAGCCAAG GCAAATGAGATTATATCGAAATTGGGAGGTGAGAGCCAGTTTGCAAAAGATCCTCAACCAACTCTTTTGATTACTGCAGACACT GTTGTTGTGTACAAAGGTGTTATTAGAGAAAAACCAACCactaaagaagaagctcgTGAATTTATCAAAG GCTATTCCGGTTCACACGGAGGAGTTGTGGGATCTGTTCTTGTTAGAAACTTGAAAACTGGAGTTAAAAAAGGAGGATGGGACAAAGCTGAG GTTTATTTCCATGAGATACCAGAACAAGTCATTGACGGTCTT ATTGATGATGCAATAACTTATAAGGTTGCTGGAGGTTTAACACTGGAGCATCCCCTCATTTCACCCTTTATCGATTCTGTG GTGGGAGGGGTTGATAcagtcatgggacttcctaAAGAACTCACAGAAAAATTCATAAACGATGTGTTGTTGTAG
- a CDS encoding Maf-like protein → MGLKTHKFFLRILLIFVIFPSSLFRLEHNTTMTTKAMERGFKLILGSQSMARKRILAEMGYDYTIVTADIDEKAIRTEKPEDLVVALAEAKANEIISKLGGESQFAKDPQPTLLITADTVVVYKGVIREKPTTKEEAREFIKGYSGSHGGVVGSVLVRNLKTGVKKGGWDKAEVYFHEIPEQVIDGLVKLLKPLFFLLSIS, encoded by the exons ATGGGCTTAAAGACACACAAATTCTTTCTAcgaattttgttaatttttgttatatttccTTCTTCACTATTCCGCTTAGAGCACAACACCACGATGACGACCAAGGCCATGGAGAGAGGATTTAAg CTGATTCTGGGTTCTCAATCCATGGCGAGAAAGAGGATTTTGGCTGAAATGGGATATGATTACACTATCGTG actGCAGACATTGATGAGAAAGCTATTAGGACAGAGAAGCCTGAAGATTTGGTTGTGGCTCTTGCTGAAGCCAAG GCAAATGAGATTATATCGAAATTGGGAGGTGAGAGCCAGTTTGCAAAAGATCCTCAACCAACTCTTTTGATTACTGCAGACACT GTTGTTGTGTACAAAGGTGTTATTAGAGAAAAACCAACCactaaagaagaagctcgTGAATTTATCAAAG GCTATTCCGGTTCACACGGAGGAGTTGTGGGATCTGTTCTTGTTAGAAACTTGAAAACTGGAGTTAAAAAAGGAGGATGGGACAAAGCTGAG GTTTATTTCCATGAGATACCAGAACAAGTCATTGACGGTCTTGTAAAACTTCTAAAAccactcttcttcttactaTCGATCTCTTGA
- a CDS encoding Tetratricopeptide repeat (TPR)-like superfamily protein (Tetratricopeptide repeat (TPR)-like superfamily protein; CONTAINS InterPro DOMAIN/s: Pentatricopeptide repeat (InterPro:IPR002885); BEST Arabidopsis thaliana protein match is: Pentatricopeptide repeat (PPR) superfamily protein (TAIR:AT5G06540.1); Has 1807 Blast hits to 1807 proteins in 277 species: Archae - 0; Bacteria - 0; Metazoa - 736; Fungi - 347; Plants - 385; Viruses - 0; Other Eukaryotes - 339 (source: NCBI BLink).) — MNVISCSFSLEHNLYETMSCLQRCSKQEELKQIHARMLKTGLMQDSYAITKFLSFCISSTSSDFLPYAQIVFDGFDRPDTFLWNLMIRGFSCSDEPERSLLLYQRMLCSSAPHNAYTFPSLLKACSNLSAFEETTQIHAQITKLGYENDVYAVNSLINSYAVTGNFKLAHLLFDRIPEPDDVSWNSVIKGYVKAGKMDIALTLFRKMAEKNAISWTTMISGYVQADMNKEALQLFHEMQNSDVEPDNVSLANALSACAQLGALEQGKWIHSYLNKTRIRMDSVLGCVLIDMYAKCGEMEEALEVFKNIKKKSVQAWTALISGYAYHGHGREAISKFMEMQKMGIKPNVITFTAVLTACSYTGLVEEGKLIFYSMERDYNLKPTIEHYGCIVDLLGRAGLLDEAKRFIQEMPLKPNAVIWGALLKACRIHKNIELGEEIGEILIAIDPYHGGRYVHKANIHAMDKKWDKAAETRRLMKEQGVAKVPGCSTISLEGTTHEFLAGDRSHPEIEKIQSKWRIMRRKLEENGYVPELEEMLLDLVDDDEREAIVHQHSEKLAITYGLIKTKPGTIIRIMKNLRVCKDCHKVTKLISKIYKRDIVMRDRTRFHHFRDGKCSCGDYW, encoded by the coding sequence ATGAATGTGATCTCATGCTCCTTCTCATTGGAACATAATCTCTACGAGACAATGTCTTGTCTCCAGAGATGCTCAAAGCAAGAAGAACTGAAGCAAATCCACGCTCGCATGCTGAAAACTGGCTTGATGCAGGATTCTTATGCAATCacaaagtttctttctttctgcaTTTCTTCAACGTCTTCCGACTTTTTGCCTTATGCCCAGATTGTGTTTGACGGGTTTGATCGACCAGATACTTTCTTGTGGAACCTAATGATCAGAGGGTTCTCGTGCTCAGACGAACCCGAGAGGTCTCTTCTCCTGTATCAACGTATGCTCTGTTCTTCAGCTCCTCATAACGCGTATACTTTTCCGTCTCTTCTCAAAGCTTGTTCGAACCTATCTGCATTTGAAGAAACAACGCAAATTCACGCACAGATCACGAAACTTGGATATGAAAATGATGTCTATGCAGTGAATTCTCTGATTAATTCATATGCTGTGACCGGGAATTTCAAGCTAGCTCACCTTCTCTTTGACAGAATCCCCGAACCTGATGATGTCTCGTGGAACTCTGTGATCAAAGGTTATGTAAAAGCTGGAAAAATGGATATTGCATTAACGTTATTCAGGAAAATGGCAGAAAAGAATGCTATATCATGGACTACGATGATCTCTGGGTATGTTCAAGCAGACATGAACAAGGAAGCTCTGCAATTGTTTCATGAAATGCAGAATTCAGATGTTGAGCCTGATAATGTTTCCCTAGCTAATGCTCTCTCAGCTTGTGCTCAGCTCGGAGCACTCGAGCAAGGGAAATGGATCCATTCCTATCTTAATAAGACAAGAATCAGAATGGACTCTGTTTTGGGTTGTGTTCTTATAGATATGTATGCAAAGTGCGGTGAAATGGAAGAAGCTTTGGAAGTTTTCaagaatattaagaaaaaatcagTGCAAGCATGGACAGCTTTGATTTCAGGATATGCATACCATGGCCATGGAAGAGAAGCTATTAGCAAATTCATGGAGATGCAAAAGATGGGAATTAAGCCAAATGTGATCACTTTCACTGCGGTTCTCACGGCTTGCAGCTACACAGGACTAGTTGAAGAAGGAAAGTTGATATTCTACAGCATGGAGAGAGATTACAACCTGAAACCGACCATCGAGCATTATGGCTGTATTGTTGATTTACTCGGTCGAGCTGGATTGCTTGATGAAGCAAAACGTTTCATTCAGGAGATGCCATTGAAGCCAAATGCTGTGATATGGGGTGCGTTGCTCAAAGCCTGTCGAATTCACAAAAACATCGAATTGGGAGAGGAAATTGGAGAAATCTTAATTGCAATAGATCCATATCATGGCGGAAGATATGTTCATAAGGCAAATATTCATGCTATGGATAAAAAGTGGGACAAAGCAGCTGAAACAAGAAGATTGATGAAAGAACAAGGAGTAGCAAAAGTTCCAGGATGTAGTACAATTAGCTTGGAAGGGACCACACACGAGTTTTTAGCGGGAGACCGATCACACCCAGAGATAGAGAAAATTCAATCTAAATGGAGAATCATGAGAAGGAAACTTGAGGAAAACGGGTACGTACCAGAGTTAGAAGAGATGCTGCTTGATctagttgatgatgatgaaagagaGGCTATTGTGCATCAGCATAGCGAGAAATTGGCTATTACATACGGGTTAATCAAGACTAAACCAGGAACCATTATTCGTATAATGAAGAATCTCCGAGTATGCAAAGATTGTCACAAAGTAACGAAGCTCATCTCTAAGATATACAAGAGGGATATTGTAATGAGAGATAGGACAAGGTTCCATCATTTCAGAGATGGGAAATGCAGTTGTGGGGACTACTGGTAA